TGCCAAAACGAGCGCTCACAGCACAAGAACAAGGCCTCCGCGATGAAAACGCTCAAGAGTCGGCTCTATGAGAAGATTCAGGATGAAAAGCGCTCGGAAATGGAAAAATTCTATGGGGAAAAGGGAGAAATGGGCTGGGGCAACCAAATCCGCAGCTACGTCTTTCAACCCTATCAGATGGTCAAGGACCTTCGAACCAGTGTCGAAACCTCCAACGTACAAGGCGTCATGGATGGCGAACTTGAACCATTCATCCATGCCTGGTTGCGCGCGGGAGGACCACGGGCACGCAAGGATATGGTGCAGGATGTGGATGCGTGAGCTTTTCGCTTCCCTTTCGAAGGTTATCCCTTTAACTCGGACAGTCTGCCATGCTTTCATTCCAGCAGTTAAAGGAGACCTTCGAGGCCACGCCGCTCTTTGAGTCAAAAACCTGGAAGCTATCGCCAGAGGCCTATCCGCTCAGCGCAGCCCAGCTCGAAACCATTGAGGCCATTGGTGACGCCTGTTATGCCTTTCACCTGGCACTCGAAACGCTCTACCTGCGCTCCGCCCAGGACCGCAATCTGTTGCGCAACAAAGAACTCAAAGCTCCGTGGGTTGCCGATTACCTCGACCGTGGCAAGCCCGCCGAGCTGATCGAGCACGCGCGGGATGACCGCCTCAAGGGTCGCACTCCACTGATCCTGCGTCCAGATCTGTTGATCACCGAAGACGGGTTTGCCCTGTCCGAGATGGATTCCGTGCCCGGTGGCATTGGTCTGACCGCATTCCTCAATCAGCTGTATGGAGTCGACGCAGCCGGGAATGGAGAACGACAGGAGATCGTCGGCTCCATGAAGTCGATGCTGCTCGCATTCTACGACACGCTTGCGGGTTCCGTCTCCGAGCGCAGTTTTCCATTCATTGCGATTCTGGTGAGCGACGAAGCCGCCACCTACCGACCCGAGATGCAGTGGATCGCGGAACAACTGCAGCTGCTGGGCAAGCGCGTCTTTGTCTTCCATCCCAACGACGTGATGCCGCTCGGGCATGAACTCTGCGTCGCCATCGACGGCAATCCGCAGAAAATTGACATCGTCTACCGCTTCTGGGAGCTCTTTGACCTCGAAAATATCGCCTCACTCGACCACATGCTGGAGGCCTGGAAGGAGGGTCAACTCAATGTCACCCCGCCGATGCGTCCTTTTCAGGAGGAGAAACTGGCACTCGGGTTATTCCACCACCCCCTGCTGCAGGCGTTCTGGAAGGAGCAGTTGAGCGGAGCACAGTTCAAGCTACTGCACAAGATCATCCCCAAAACGTGGATCATGGACCCCTCACCCGTGCCGCCCTGTGCGGTGCTCGATGCCCCACATGTGGGTGGTCAACCCATCCACGATTGGCGCCAGCTCGGCGAAGCCTCCAAACGGGAGCGGGAACTCATCCTCAAAATCAGTGGATTTGATGAAACGGCCTGGGGAGCACGCAGTGTCGTGCTCGGCTCGGATGTGCCACGCGAAACCTGGGAAGCCGCCATCAGCAATGCCATCGCGGGTCCACAGCAAAGCCTCTACGTGCTGCAGCGCTACCGCAAACCCATGCGGGTGCAACATCCGGTTTACCAGGACGATGGAAGCTTGCAGGAGATGAGTGGACGTGTTAGGCTCTGCCCCTATTATTTTATCGTCGATGGTCGTGCAGAGCTGCACGGAATCCTCGCCACCCTGTGTCCCGCTGACAAAAAGATCATTCACGGCATGAAAGATGCCGCCATGATCCCCTGCCGCAAGGCATGATGAGGTGTGTCCCTTTTTCCACATGAGTACTATTGCTGAATATCTGGAATTTGCCAACCTGCTCGCGGTCAAGAGCGGTGGTTTGATCTGCAGCTACTTCGGTTCGCAAAACCTTGCCACCGAGCTGAAGGAAGATCAAACACCCGTCACCCAGGCGGACCGGGAGGCGGAGCAGTTGATCCGCAAGATGATCCACACCCGCTTCCCGGAGCATGGAATCGTCGGGGAGGAGTTTGGCAGCGAAAACGAGGAGGCCGACTACGTCTGGATGATCGACCCGATTGATGGAACCAAAACATTCATGACCAGTGTTCCGCTCTTCGGCACCGTGCTTTGCCTGAAATACAAGGGCGAACCCATTCTCGGCATGATTCATCAACCCGTGCTCAATCAGATCCTGATCGGCGACGGCGAAACCACCTGGCTCAATGGCAAGCAGGTAACCGTGCGGAAGACTGCAAAGATCGAGGACGCCATCCTGTTGACCTCCGACCCCATCAATCCGGCACGCTACAAGGGTGAGGTCAAGTGGAACAAGCTCGCCGCCAACGTGAAGCTCTACCGTACCTGGGGAGACTGTTACGGCTACCTGCTGCTCGCGAGTGGTTGGGCAGACATCATGGTCGATCCCATTGTTTCACCATGGGATTTTCACGCCATGATTCCGATCATTCGCGGTGCCAATGGCGTGATCACCGACTGGGAGGGCGAGGACGCACTCAAGGGCAACTCCGTCATCGCCTCGAACAAGGTACTGCACCGCAAGGTGGTGGATTTCCTCAACGACTGATTTGACCTTTTCCGGATTCTCCCGTCCATGCGTCGCCACACAGGATCGCGTGCCAGCCAGTGCGGACTGATCTCCTATTTTACAAACGGAACACCCATATGACATCCGAACACAAAACCTTCCTTCAACAATTGCTCACCACTCCCAGTCCGGTCGGTGGTGAAATGCCCGGTCAGCGCGTCTGGGCGAACTACCTGCGTCCGCTCGCAGATTCCGTCGAAAATGACGCCTACGGCAACACCTGGGCCACACTCAATGGGGCAGCGCCCGACGCGATCAAGGTCATGATTGAAGCCCATGCCGATGAAATCGGGTTCATGATCAATTACATCGCAGAGGATGGCTTTGTATCGGTGATTGCCAATGGGGGTTCTGACGTGGCCATCGCGCGCGGCAAGCGCGTCGTGTTTTTTGGCTCAAAGGGACCCGTGTGCGGCGTGATCGGCAATACCGCGATCCACCTGAGGCGTGACAGTAGCGGTGATGAAAAGACTCCGAAGTGGCACGAGTTGTTTGTCGATGTCGGTGTCAACACCCGTATTGAGGTGCACGAAAAGGGACTGCAGGTGGGCTGCTGCGCGGTCTATGATATCGAGCCGCTCGAACTTTCCGAAAACCGCCTCGTCTCCCGCGCCGTCGACAATCGCATCTCGGGTTTCATTCTCGCGCGCATTTTTGAAGAGTTGCAACAACCGGGGCAACGCCCTGAGGCAACGGTGTATGCGGTCAACGCGGTACAGGAAGAAGTGGGCGGCAATGGTGCCATGATGATTGCAGATCGGCTTTTCCCCGATGTTGCCATCGTGTTTGATGTCACGCACGCCACGGACACACCTGGTATTGACAAAAAGAAACACGGCGAGATCAAACTTGGTGCTGGACCCACACTCACCTACGGCACAGCCAACCACCCCATGGTCGTCGAGCGCCTCGTCAAAGCCGCCACAAATGCGGGCATTCCGATCCAGCACGAAGCCACCAGTCGCTTCACCGGAACCGATACAGACAGAATCTTCAACACACGCACTGGCATTCCGTCCGCGCTGATTTCGATCCCTTTGCGCTACATGCATTCACCCGTGGAGACGGTGGATCTCAACGACGTGGAAAACACCGTAAAACTGCTCGTTGCCTTCCTTAAGGATCTCAAGGCAGACGAGCGTTTCACTGTTTCCCTGTAACGCTCACGCTCGATGCGATAGGGATCGGTCGCCACCGAACTCCCACCCGGCAGGCTCACTCCGTCTCGTCGGCGTGAGCAACCATGGCCACACCAAGTTCGTAGGCAGATTCCCAGGCCTGCTGCATTTGCTCCGGGGTCATCTGCACGACCAGTGCCTCGTGTCGCTCCATGGCTTTGCCGTGGTCACTTGCAGCGGCAAGAATGTACCACATGTCGGCGATCAGCAGATTTGCATCCACGCCTTGTCCGGTTTCGTAAAGCACACCCAGATTGTACTGTGCATCGACATAGCCCTGCTCGGCCGCTTTTTCATACCAGACCGCCGCAATTGCAGGATCCGCCTCCACTCCGCGACCAAAGCGATAGAGGATGCCCAGATTGAACTGTGCGGTCGCATCCCCTGCATCTGCGGCAAGGCGGTAATAGTTTGCTGCCTTGCGGTAGTCTTGTTCCACCCCAATGCCCAGGTCATACAGAAAACCAAGATTGAGGTGCGCTTCCACATTTCCGAGTTCAGCGGCTTCGCGAAAATGCTTTGCCGCCGCTTCATAATCATAGGGAACTCCTTCACCATGAAAGTATTGCAGTCCTTTTTCCAGGGCGTAGCCCCCTTGATCCTCCATGCGCATGGCAGAGGCACTGGAAAACAATGCAGTTGCAGTAAGAAGGGAAACGAATGCTTGAAATGACTCTTTCATAGGACAAACGCTTTGAAAGCGGAAACTGGGCCAGAGCGGGATATGCGGACGGATTCACTCTTTTTTAACATGAACCCCGCCTGGAGATCACGGAAATTTTTCTCGTTTTTACATCTTTTTCACGCCATCGCTTTTCTACAATAGATTCTGGTTTTGCCAAGACCCGCCGAATGCGGCAGTTCTGACGGGATGCCAGTCCTGTCATCCAGCTCCTACCGTGCGCCCTGGTTGCTTCGCAATGGGCACACTTCCACCATCTTCACCGCCCTCTTTCGTCAAGCGGCTCCAGCGCACTATCAGCGCTTCACACTTGCGACTCCGGATGACGATTTTCTGGATGTGGATGTACTGCATCCAACTGTTCAGTCCAATCGCGCGGTACTGCTGCTGCACGGACTCGAGGGTTCCAGTCAAGGCCATTATCTTCGCGGCATGGCGAATGCCGTAGTCGCAGCCGGATGGGCGGCTGTTGCGCTGAATTTTCGGGGTTGCGGCGGTCGGCCCAATCGATTTGCCCGCTCCTACCACAGCGGCGTGACCGAGGACGTTCAGGTGGCCGTGGAGTGGGTGCAGCATAAATTTCCCCAATCTAAAATTGCACTGATCGGATTCAGCCTCGGAGGCAACGTGCTGTTGAAATACCTCGGCGAGGGCAGTCGCCATGCTTCCGTTGTAGGCGGTGTCGCTGTGTCGGTGCCAGTGGATCTGGCAGGCAGCGCAACTGTATTGGCCAGTCCCATCAACCGCATTTACATGCGCCGCTTCATGCGCGACATGACTCGCAAACTGGAACTGAAAAATCAGACCATTGGCACCGATTTTGATATCCCTTCCTTCCGCCGCATGCGCACCTTTGCCGAGTTTGATGGCGCCTACACTGCTCCGGTCCATGGATTCGCATCTGCCGAAGACTACTGGCAGCGCAACAGTAGTCTGCCGTTGCTACAGCACATCGACGTGCCCACCCTGCTGGTCAATGCGCTGGATGACCCATTCCTGTCCGCCAGTTGCTTGCCGGAGCACATCGCCAGTGCCAGTGATGCCTTCTTCCTCGAAACCCCAAGACACGGAGGTCACGTTGGCTTTCTGAGCGACCTCCATCCACGTCAGCACTGCTGGCACGAAGCCCGCGCCGTGCAGTTCCTGCACGAACATGTTTTCCCCTGAGCCGGAACCCCCACCTCCCCGTCATCTCCTTCCCCTCAGTAGGGCCTCCGCTTGAGGTGTCGACAGGCTCACCACCCTGAGTTAGCCGAAGGGCCGGAGGCCGCCCTCTTCCCTCCCTCGTAGGGCCTCCGCTTGTCGGAGGCCGCCAGCGTCCGAACACCCAAACGGCCTGCGATAAACGCAGGCCCTACGAAAGACACCTGCCTCGCCACCACCTTCCCATCCGTAGGGCCTCTGCTTGTGGTGTCGACAGGCTCACCACCCTGAGTTGGCCGAAGGGCCGGAGGCCGCCCTCTTCCCTCTCTCGTAGGGCCTCCGCTTGTCGGAGGCCGCCCCAACGTTCGAACACCCAAAGGCCTGCGATAAACGCAGGCCCACGAAAGACAAGGGACCCACCGCCGGAGGCCGTCTCTCTCAATCTCCAGACAACCAACGCGGTTCCGGATACATCCCTTCAATTCGTTTGGATAAAAACGGAAACACCTTCGGATCGGGAATGAGGTGTCCCTTCCAAACCTCGCGAACTGAGAGTAATTTTTTCACATAAGGGTTCATGAACATGTAGAACCCCGTTGATTGGAATTCCGTTTCATCCCGGATCCGTCGATCATGGAAATTCTCCTGCCACAAAGGAAAAGTTATCCCCATCTCTCGTTTCAGAAGCGTTTTGTATTTTCCGACTAATTGCCTGAGTAAAAGGGAGTCACCCAGTGTGAACAACTGATGGATATGGTCTGGCATTACCGTCTGCATCTTCAAATTCCAGTTGAGGGACTTTGTGATTGCATCGGCAGCTTGGATACAAGCATCAAATGCTTCCGGCGTGTTCAGGAGGCTTCGACGCTGGGACGTGCAGAACGTAATGAAATAACACTGCCCAGATCGAGAAATTCGTGCAATGCGAAGCCGTTCTGTCTTTCGTTGAGGAAGAGGTCTGGAGGACATGAGAACTTGATGTTGAAAGCATCATCTACCTGCGTCAATCCTCTGCTCATACCATCCCAGACCCAAGAACCCCACGCGCGGCTTGCCTCCCCGTAGGGCCTCCGCTTGTGGTGTCGACAAGCTCACCACCCTGAGTTGGCCGAAGGGCCGGAGTCCGCCCACTTCCCTCTCTCGTAGGGCCTCCGCTTGCCGGAGGCCGCCCCAACGTCCGAACACCCAAGCGGCCTGCGATAAACGCAGGCCCTACGAAAGACACTCGACCCACAGCCGGAAAGACCCTGTGAATCCGCCTTCCCATCCGTAGAGGCTCCACTCTTGGTGTCGACAAGCTCACCACCCTGAGTTGGCCGAAGGGCCGGAGTCCGCCCTCTTCCCTCTCTCGTAGGGCCTCCGCTTGCCGGAGGCCGCCCCAACGTCCGAACACCCAAACGGCCTGCGATAAACGCAGGCCCTACGGATCAATCAAATCTCATTGGGCAGGATCTGGGCAATCACGGCACGATCCGCCTGGAGGTAACGCGAGGCCAGCGCCTGCAGGTGCTCGAGTTCCGTGGACTCCAGTACCTCAAGCCGTCCGAGCATGCGCTCGTTGAACCAGGGGGTGCCCTGACTGCGCGTGAGCACCCATCCGTTCCAGTGTCCGGGATCCTTCAGGGATTCCTTTTCCTGATGGATGAGCGGACGAAGCGCGCGCTTGAGCTGATCCTTGGAAATACCGTCGTTGGCGAGATTCGTGAGCACCTCCATCGCTTTGACCTCAAAGGCATCCACCCGCTCCGGGTCGCACTCCATCTGGATGGTGAGCTGACCGTCTGCAGTGGAATCCCAACCACAGGATGCCTGGCAACTGACCCCATAGGTTCCGCCCATGGCTTCGCGGATTTCCTGGTTCAATGCATCCTGCACCAGAGCTGCCAGCACTTCCACCTGTGTTGCCTCCTGCCACGATACTCCGCTGCAGACTGGCAGCGTCAGCACCAGGGCCGCCTTCGGGTCGGGTCCGTCGTAGCGGAAGACCTCGCGAGTTGGCTTAATCAACTGCGGGGAATCCTCTGCTTCCATAACCGGAACAACCGTGCTGCGCACTGGCAAGGCCCCAAAGGTGCGCGCCAGCTCGGGCAACAATTTCTCGGTTTCGAAATCACCCGCGACTCCAATCTCGAGGTAGCCCTCGCGCAGCTGGGGCAGCAGCCAGGCAGTCGTGGTCGGCACTTCAGCTGACAGCATCTCCGCCTTGCTCAGCTGGCGGGAACGCCAGTCGTTCGCAAAAAGAAAAGGCTGCACATGCATTTGGTACACTTCCATCGGATTGCTGGGTTCGTCCTTCCACTGTGCCTGAATGGCCTGTTGATAAATCGCGTGGGCGGAGGCTCGGAAGCCAGGATCAATGAGGTGAGCAGCCAGCAGCTCGAGTAGCATCGGGAAATCGTTGCGCAAGCCGCCTGCATGCAGTTCAAGCGCCAGGTTGCCAACGTTTATTCCTCCGATGCCAAACTGTTTCGCCAACGTGAGCTGCTGGATCTCTTCCAGCGAGTGTTGGCCCAGTCCACCAAACCGCAAGTGGGAGGGAGCCGCAAGTGCGAGGCGACGGTCCTGATCCGTAATGCTGGCAAGGCCCTCGCCCACGCGCAGGCTGATGTTGATGAGATTCTGATGCGTCGGCAGTTCCTTGAGGTTCACCCGCACCCCATTGGCAAAAGCAATCCGGGTGATGTTCAGTTCGGGATCCAACTCCTGCGATACAATCTCCCCGGGTTCTCCAAAATCCGCATAGGCCCACTCCAGCTTTTCCTTCTTCTGCTTGCCTTCACTCCGGGTCGCGAGGCCGCGCTGATACGCCGCAACTACTTCGTCCTTGTCCAGCTCCACTTGTGCCAGTTTTCCCTCAAGCAGAATCGCAGCTCGCTCGGGTTCGAGGGCGACCCTAAGCGCCTCCCCAATCTGCTTGCCATCCCACTCCGCAAACCATTGCTTGAGCAGTTCCTGTTCCTGCGCCGGATGCATGAACACCATGCCACGCGTGGAAAATGCACCCACCATCGCCTGTGCCAGTTGTGCGTTTTGCCGCGTCGCCGCCTGCTGCACGATGCCGTCCATGTTGGCGAGCAGCATCGCCTTCAACTGATTGGCCTGCTCTTCGTCAAACCCGTTTGTGGTTAAATCACCAACGCTCTTGGCCAACTGATCGAGAGCCTCCATCGTCAGATTGGGTTGGGTCACCAGGATCAGGCGCATCAGGCGAAACAACCCTGCTTCCTCCTGCATGTCATTGATCGCCTGCAAAAACGGAGCATTGCCACCAGCCACTTGCAGATTGAAATGGATCGCGAGGAAAACTGTGGACATGAAGTTGAGCGTGTTCTCGCGCATCTTCTCTGCGGTCATCGGTTCATTTCCCACTGGCAGCAGACTTGCCAGCTGCACGAGCATGTGCTCGGAACCGGGAGTATCGGAAAAGTGCACCGCATTGGCAGAGGGAGGTCGGATGGTGTCCGTCGGATTCGGCAGAGGTTCGCTATTCGCCGGAATTTCCGCAAAATGCGCCTTCACCCGCGCCTCAAAATCCTCCGCGCTCAAGGCCCCCACTCCGAGCACCACCATTCGGTCGGCGGTGTACCATTTCTGATAGAACTCTTCAAAATCCTGTTTTTGAAACGACTTCACCGTCGCTTCAGTGCCAAGGGGTGAGCGGTTCGCGAAGCGCCCCTCGCCAAGCAGGAAACCCAAATTCGAAAAATAGGCGCGATAGTGCGGAGAGTTGCGTGTGCGCATCTCCTCAAGGATCACGCCGCGCTCCTTTTCGATCTCCGCCTCATCGAAGACTTGTCCATGTGCCTGATCCTGCAGAAAGCGGAAGGCATCATCCAGCAGGGCGGTCTCCAGATGCGGCAGATCCACTTGATACACGGTCTGAAGGAAGCCCGTCATCGCGTTCAATTGCTGACCAAAGGCGAGTCCATGGCGCTGAAACGTCTCAATCGCCTGCCCTTCTGCGGGAAAGTGTTGCGTACCATTGAACGCCATGTGTTCGAGAAAGTGCGCCATGCCCAACTCGTCATCTTCCTCCATGAACGACCCCGCCTCCACCAGCAGGCGCAGACTGAGCTGATCCTCCGGATGCGCATTCGGAAGGTAGGCCCAGCGCACGCCGTTTTCGAGTTGACCATAGACGACAGCCGGATCCCCCTCAATGCCGTCCAGTTTTGGCGGCCAAGGGGCGGCGTGAAGCGGTGTCAACAGCGCGACCAGCAGGAGGAGGAACACAGATCGGATCGGGCAGACCCGTTTCGGGAGTTTGGGTAATTGCATAGCTTTTCAGATTGGGTTCACGAAAAAGGAATGAGGGTGCGATGGCATCGCACTCCAGTCATTGAACCGTTGAGTCCAAATTGCATTCGCCGGATTCCTGAATGCGCGGAACGGGCACAAGCATGGCATATGCATTGCAGTATCGGAGGTGGACATTGGAGAACAAAAGACTGGAGGGTGAGCATCAATGCATCCATCAAAAACTCGAACCAACTGTATCATACCCCAAACCCATCGCCACCCGTTGCCTTACTTGGATTTAGGTATTAGCAAATCCACCTGGATCCCTAACGCGCCAGCGACTGGCTGATGTATTCGTATCCCTGCTGAAATCCCGCTTTTGCAGCATCACGTTCCGAGATCAGAAGGATCCCAAAACACACAACCACTGCGGCTGTGAGCACATGCTTTATTTTAGGTTTCTTCATAAAAGATCGTGAGAGTTTCGGGTTCCCAGTCAACCATTGCGGTTTTGCATCGATTCCAATAAGCATAGTATGCCTCAATCCACCGTCGAGCGGTTGAAGCAGCATCTTCCGAAGGTGGAGGGAAGGGACAAAACATCCGAGGCATATCTCGATCCGAAGGGCGCATTGGAGAACTGGGTTGGAGGATAGGCTTTCGAATGTTTCTTCAAAAACCTCCTGAAAATCTACCAAAATCGACCTCCATCGCCACCCGTTCCCTTACTTGGATTCAAGTAGGAGAGGATGGGTGCTTCGGAGCACCCAGCGTCCGAACACCCAAACGGCCTGCGATAAACGCAGGCCCTACGAAAGACACATCCCCATAGGATTATCCCGAAAGACTCTACCGCATCTCCGAGGCGTGGAAAGACAGGAGAGTCATCAGAACTCGATGACGTTGCCAGCAGTTCAGGAAGCCATGATGAAAGGGAAACCGCTGATCGCTGGATTTGACCAAAGGCATATTGTCGAACCCATCGGGGGACCAGGCGCGTAACTCCTGAATCCGATCCTCCAGACCCCGGGATTGCCAATCATGTAGAGTGTTGGCTATTTCCAAAATGGAGGCGTAGGGTAGATTTCCCCCTTGAACAAATAGCTAAAATGGCTATTTTGACAGCCATGACAGTCATCACTGCAACAAACGCGAAAAACAATTTTGGCGAACTGCTCGAGGCCACGCAGAAGGCACCGGTTGAGATCTCGAAGAAAGGACGCACGGTCGCGGTGGTGCTCTCAGCAGAAGCTTTTCGACAGATGCAGGCAAAGGCAGAGGGTATCTCGGAGCGACCGTCGATCGATGGTATTCTTGGCTGGATAGAGCGGCATCCGGCAGAAGCGCAAGCACTGGACGAAACGGACTACCACCAGCACCTCGAAGAAAAATTTGCGTGAAGATTTTCTGGGATGCGAATGTGCTGGTTGATCTGGTCGATCAAGCGAGACCTGGACATGCAGATGCGGTCAAGTTGCTGAAGCAAACTCAGAAGATCGCTGCCACGAATCTTTGCGCCTGGCATTCACTCTCGATTCTGAGCTATCTCTGCACAAAGAAGTTCGGAAAAGCAGCAGCGGATGAGATGATCCAGGAACTGCTGAAAGTCTTCTCAATTCCTGCAACAGGGAGCAAAGAAGCGCAGCGCGCGTTTGCTTACAATGCTTTCGACTATGAGGATGCCCTCCAGATTTCGTCTGCTGTGGCAGGTTTTTCCGATTATGTGGTCACACGCGATGCCAAAGGTTTCAGGCAAAGTCCGATTGCAGTCGTGTCGCCAAAGAAAATTGTTTCAAAGCTTAGTAAGTAATGAAACTTGAAGTTTGTTGATCGGGTTTTGGTCGAAAGAAATGAGCGCAAAAAATACGTCCATTCACAACGAAATCGTGCTCGAAGAGCATCTGGTGCAGAACCTGTGCTTTGGCTTGGAGTTTCTAGAAAGAGTTCCTGAGGACTTAGACCGCCGGCTGGCACTCGACACGGAAGCGCTGAGTGACTTTATCCAGCAGACCCAAGCAACCGAAAGGGAAAACTGGGTCAAAGGGAAAACGTTTGAGCATTTGCCACATGCACCTCGATTTTCAGCCCCATCGATAAGCGCTTTCAATCCGTGCGTTCTTGCACTCCCAGGTATTCCAGATCACCGAACTCAACTCTGGATTTCAGCAATCCCCTTCTGAGAGATTTTGAGTCCGAACCGATGACTCTGCTCGCTGCGAGTGCCATGGATCGGAGTTCTTCATCAAAATTCCTCCGGTTCGCGCGAATGCTGAATCGGGTCGTCCAAAGCATTTTTTTTTCCTTCGCTTTCCATATTTTCTGGAAATCGTATGCCTGAAGGATCACAAAATAGCGGGGAGCTTCGATTTCCCTCACGACGTCCAGATTGGAGTCCCTGAATCGGTAGTCATACTGCGTGAGATTCCATGCCCGCATCACTGCGTCTTGATAACCCAACAGTTGGGCGTGGTTCCAAATCACCTGTCGACGGTCATCGTCAACCATTTGCTGCAACACTAGCCCCACTTCCATTCGCCCCGGATCAAACGCAGCCGCCGAAAGCTCTGCAGATGAATCCTGCAATTCTCCACTTTCGTCTTCAACACTGCCATCACCGGTCGCCAACGACATTCCATCGAATGCGTTCACAACGTTCTCGACACCCATGTTTGAGGTTGCATGCCGAAACGGGGTCGTTTTTCCCCAGTGCACCACGATGAGCAGATCGGTTGCCTCTACACTGGGAGTTGGAGCGTAATCCGCCTCCCACAGCGCTTCAGCGAGCACATTGCCAATCTCGAGAAACGACAGTCGGGTCAACGATTCATCGCGACCAGAGTTGTCCAAGCACACTCCTTTTGCAAACGCATAGGTTTCCCGCTCATATCGCCCCGACGGTAAAAGCCTGCGCTCGTATGTGGGGCTGGTTTCGGAATATGCGCTGGTCAAGGGGTCCGATCCATGTGCATGGTCGAACAAGCCTATCGTGCACAAGCACAGGAGGAAGGTCGGGAAATCAATCAATTCCGTTTTTATGAGGATCAACGATGGAGTCTTGAACGGTAAGAGGATACTCCCATTCCGGACAAAAATAAAGCATTCCCGAAACTTCGGAACACTATTTCCGCTTTGAACTTTCGGGTGATCCGAACACCCCCAAGCCAATTCGCTGTCCATGGCTTAAAGGAAAAGGGTCCCATGCGAATGATTATTTGAGATCCTGAATCCAGGATTCGAAAAAACACCGCTCGGCAGATGCCGAACTCAAAACGCTCCAATCCATCGGAGTTGCAAAACCCCGACCTGTTGGACTCAAGATCCCGCTTCGTTTTTCCACAAGGTCCGTGCGAGCTTCAGAAATGCGCTGATATAGTCCACCTCGGCATCGGCTGCCCGAATCCCCAAAAAGATCTGCTTGGCCACACCGCTGTGACCCAATCGGATGGGAACGATGTCGAACTTTGGGATGCTTTCTTCCACAAACCAGCGCGGCAGTGCTCCGACGCCACGACCACTGGCGATCATCTGAAGCATGATGTCGGTGGTTTCGATAATTTTGTGGCGCTTGGGAACGACTCCGGCGGGAGTGAGAAACTGGTTGAAAATATCGAGGCGGTCGATGCTGACGGGATAGGTGATGAGCACCTCCTGGGTGAGATCCTCGGGCTGGATGCAGGGACGTGTTTGAAGAGGATGATTTCGTGCCACAACCAACACTTGTTCGTAGTCAAAAACAGGCTCAAAACTGAGTTCTTCTTTAAAGACGGGATCGGGAGTGACCAACAAGTCGATTTCGTGCCCGACCAACGCTCCGAT
Above is a window of Puniceicoccaceae bacterium DNA encoding:
- the hisN gene encoding histidinol-phosphatase, with protein sequence MSTIAEYLEFANLLAVKSGGLICSYFGSQNLATELKEDQTPVTQADREAEQLIRKMIHTRFPEHGIVGEEFGSENEEADYVWMIDPIDGTKTFMTSVPLFGTVLCLKYKGEPILGMIHQPVLNQILIGDGETTWLNGKQVTVRKTAKIEDAILLTSDPINPARYKGEVKWNKLAANVKLYRTWGDCYGYLLLASGWADIMVDPIVSPWDFHAMIPIIRGANGVITDWEGEDALKGNSVIASNKVLHRKVVDFLND
- a CDS encoding insulinase family protein, with translation MFLLLLVALLTPLHAAPWPPKLDGIEGDPAVVYGQLENGVRWAYLPNAHPEDQLSLRLLVEAGSFMEEDDELGMAHFLEHMAFNGTQHFPAEGQAIETFQRHGLAFGQQLNAMTGFLQTVYQVDLPHLETALLDDAFRFLQDQAHGQVFDEAEIEKERGVILEEMRTRNSPHYRAYFSNLGFLLGEGRFANRSPLGTEATVKSFQKQDFEEFYQKWYTADRMVVLGVGALSAEDFEARVKAHFAEIPANSEPLPNPTDTIRPPSANAVHFSDTPGSEHMLVQLASLLPVGNEPMTAEKMRENTLNFMSTVFLAIHFNLQVAGGNAPFLQAINDMQEEAGLFRLMRLILVTQPNLTMEALDQLAKSVGDLTTNGFDEEQANQLKAMLLANMDGIVQQAATRQNAQLAQAMVGAFSTRGMVFMHPAQEQELLKQWFAEWDGKQIGEALRVALEPERAAILLEGKLAQVELDKDEVVAAYQRGLATRSEGKQKKEKLEWAYADFGEPGEIVSQELDPELNITRIAFANGVRVNLKELPTHQNLINISLRVGEGLASITDQDRRLALAAPSHLRFGGLGQHSLEEIQQLTLAKQFGIGGINVGNLALELHAGGLRNDFPMLLELLAAHLIDPGFRASAHAIYQQAIQAQWKDEPSNPMEVYQMHVQPFLFANDWRSRQLSKAEMLSAEVPTTTAWLLPQLREGYLEIGVAGDFETEKLLPELARTFGALPVRSTVVPVMEAEDSPQLIKPTREVFRYDGPDPKAALVLTLPVCSGVSWQEATQVEVLAALVQDALNQEIREAMGGTYGVSCQASCGWDSTADGQLTIQMECDPERVDAFEVKAMEVLTNLANDGISKDQLKRALRPLIHQEKESLKDPGHWNGWVLTRSQGTPWFNERMLGRLEVLESTELEHLQALASRYLQADRAVIAQILPNEI
- a CDS encoding tetratricopeptide repeat protein; protein product: MKESFQAFVSLLTATALFSSASAMRMEDQGGYALEKGLQYFHGEGVPYDYEAAAKHFREAAELGNVEAHLNLGFLYDLGIGVEQDYRKAANYYRLAADAGDATAQFNLGILYRFGRGVEADPAIAAVWYEKAAEQGYVDAQYNLGVLYETGQGVDANLLIADMWYILAAASDHGKAMERHEALVVQMTPEQMQQAWESAYELGVAMVAHADETE
- a CDS encoding alpha/beta fold hydrolase, with translation MPVLSSSSYRAPWLLRNGHTSTIFTALFRQAAPAHYQRFTLATPDDDFLDVDVLHPTVQSNRAVLLLHGLEGSSQGHYLRGMANAVVAAGWAAVALNFRGCGGRPNRFARSYHSGVTEDVQVAVEWVQHKFPQSKIALIGFSLGGNVLLKYLGEGSRHASVVGGVAVSVPVDLAGSATVLASPINRIYMRRFMRDMTRKLELKNQTIGTDFDIPSFRRMRTFAEFDGAYTAPVHGFASAEDYWQRNSSLPLLQHIDVPTLLVNALDDPFLSASCLPEHIASASDAFFLETPRHGGHVGFLSDLHPRQHCWHEARAVQFLHEHVFP
- a CDS encoding M42 family metallopeptidase, which translates into the protein MTSEHKTFLQQLLTTPSPVGGEMPGQRVWANYLRPLADSVENDAYGNTWATLNGAAPDAIKVMIEAHADEIGFMINYIAEDGFVSVIANGGSDVAIARGKRVVFFGSKGPVCGVIGNTAIHLRRDSSGDEKTPKWHELFVDVGVNTRIEVHEKGLQVGCCAVYDIEPLELSENRLVSRAVDNRISGFILARIFEELQQPGQRPEATVYAVNAVQEEVGGNGAMMIADRLFPDVAIVFDVTHATDTPGIDKKKHGEIKLGAGPTLTYGTANHPMVVERLVKAATNAGIPIQHEATSRFTGTDTDRIFNTRTGIPSALISIPLRYMHSPVETVDLNDVENTVKLLVAFLKDLKADERFTVSL